The DNA region GAAATTGGCTAAGAACATCTATCCTTTGAAGACATTGCAACTAAAGATGGTTTTATCACATAAAATTTTTCCTGCATTGTTCTACATATTGCTTGGATTGATGATAGCTGAACACTCATGGAGGTGTTGgctgttttttaattttccttGTTAACGGAAAGCATTGTGCCTATGTAAAGTACAAGAATTCTTTGAGAAGTCTCTAATTTGTACAGTGCCTCATTGGTTTGCTAGAATGTTCTAGTAATTTTTATGTATTCCTCTAGTTGTTATATGACTTGATCAATAATCCCAATTGCAGGGTTTAATACAACACCATAAGGAAATTGCTGAGTACTTCAATAAAAAGGGCGTTTCAGTCATATTTCTCTTTAGAAGGAATCTGCTGCGACGGATGGTTTCAGTGCTCTCAAATTCCTATGATCGATATGCCAAACTCTTGAATGGAACACACAAGTCTCATGTGCACTCACATGAAGAGGTATTTTCTTGCATCCTTCCCTCTTTATCACTGCAGGCACATGGacttaaaattataaaatctaATCATTTTGCTGCATTACCTAGGCTGGTACTCTTGCAAAGTATAAACCAGAAATCAATACAACATTGTTGATCATGGATTTGAAGAGAATGGAGGTAGCAGCCACGGAGGCACTGGAATACTTCAATAGCACTCGGCATATGATTCTGTATTACGAAGATATTGTTAGAAATCAAGCTGTAAGAATCTTCTTAACTATTCATAAACTTGTCATTACTTTTGTCCTGCATTTCTGTAACACGGGATGTCCATGGAGTTTCACTAATTACCTATTCAAACTGTTAACTTAGTTAATCTTCTTTAATGATTTTtcattactccctccatcccaatttatgtggcaccatttgacttggcacggagtttaagaaagaaaggaagacttttgaaatgtgtggtccaaaacaatcCGTATGTAaatgtgtggttgtaaatcatctcataaagttaaattgtttctaaatatagaaaggtgacattctttttaggacaaaccaaaaaggaaatggtgccacataaattgggacagagggagtagttttTTGTATGATCAACTTCCATAGCTTGCTATGCTGGAGAGACCAATTCCTTTTTCCTCTTGTCCAATGCAGTAACTTTTTGCAATTTTGTTTCATCTATGTTGCTGATATTTCCTGCTATTAATGCAGAAATTGGTAGATGTTCTTGAGTTTCTAAGATTGCCAGAGATGGATCTAAGTAGCCGTCAAGTTAAGATACATAACGGGCCATTACAAGAGTATATCAAGAACTGGGTTGATGTGAACAAGACCTTGAGTGGAACAGTTTATGAGAAGTTCCTCCGAGCTGATTATTAATTTCAGACTTCTCACTTTCACTTGATCGATGAACGAGGTGTAGATATCAACTGTTTTTTTCGTGCTAAAGCTGACTGGTATATTTTCAACTTGGAAAAGCTTCCTGCTGCATTTGCCTCTGAAAATCAGTCGAAATTCAGCATAGTACCAAGTTGCACTCGCATGTATCCGTAggttttttctattttattccaCATTTAAGTGTATAGTGAGGTAACTACAGTTGGGCAGTGCCAAAGGCAAAGTAGTCATAGATCTGCAGGTAGTATTTCTCTCCTTGTTTTCCCCTCTATCtgtaatttaataaaatagatGCATTACAGATGCATAGTAGTGAGAGGTTATTTTCCACTTAAGTTCTAGTGATTTTGGTCGGGGTCCAACAATTTTTGTAACTCTTTTTGTGTTTGATaagtcttcatttctttcatGCGCTTCCTGGTTTCTTTTGCACAGCTGAACAGAAGAATTGCAAAGGTTGTCCCCTTGTCTGGCCTGAGGCCCAGAGCTGAATTATTAGTTGAATACAATTTTAGCCCTTGAGAATCTTGTGTTCGAAGAAGAAAAGATTTTTTGATTTGTGTGATACATGAATTTTCTTAGTTCATGTACTAGAAACTTATTACTAAGATACATGTATTACTAGGAAAGAGTGGGAAGAAATGATTAATTGGCATACATGTACTAGATTAGGTGCATGCTAGAAGAATCCACTTGTCTCAAAGAGATAAAGATTGATTAAGTTGAGTGAAGTAAAGAAAGAATTATTTCCTCACTTTTCCTCGAAAACAATTTGAGTAATTTGAGAGTCCTCccctttccaaattttccaacacCTTGGACCATTCAAGAAATCAAGAGCACCTAGCTTCGTTTTGAATGTTAAGAAAGATTTCAGAATTGTGTTAATTATGTTTGTAGTTTCAAAAGTTGAAGGAAacgaaaaatcattttcttgcAGAATTGTGTTTAGTATGTTTGTAAATCAAGCTTTTCGGCTTCTGTAAATTCAAAAACTATATCTTACGCATAGAATTCTAGCTTTATTCTtaacaaaaatgaagaaagatgccttttatgttttgttaatttttgacaataatatttagaatctataattcttatttttttaattaatttcttgcaATAATATTTAGGTTTatcttggttttaaatttgatagaaaaatcataaaagagCAAAAGAGCCCATATGCATTAAACAATTTTTATATtatgtaaaataaaaagtataaaCTGAAATATATTTGTATCAAAAAGTCTTTATACTCCTGTAGGATAGGTGTGAGTTCGATCTCATTACTTCCTTGCCCTGTCTGTTCCCCAATCCCCTTGTATAATGGAACTATAAAAAAAGTATTATTGAATATTGATGGACCAACCAAAGGTTAAACCATGTTCATAATTAGAGAGAGATCTGGTTCTAGTTAATAACCATTTCATCACTATAGGACCATCAACTGTGCGACTGTAAAATGATTCTGACGAGATGAAAGAGATTAGTGAAAACTGCATGATGGATAACGAGGTTCGAGAGTGAGGGAAGCCCATTCGAAGGGAAAACAGTGCAATTTCTTCGGGTTTGACGGTTCATTTGCAAATTTGTCCCTATATTGttcttgtctttaatttttgttcctcGTAGCAATTAAATTTTTGGagggtataaatttatactttagcatcttaatatttcacaagttatGCTATGCCCCCATACGATTTTAGTTTCTAAAAGAACTTACGTCCCACACTAGGCATATCTATTGCGagggacaaaagttaaagaccagcacaTTTGAAGGACAAGAATTAAAGACCAGGCCTGCAGGCCATATGAAGAAcaaagggcaatttgcaggattgtcctttgctgggggtggtctttaatttttacccctcaaaatggtggtctttaaattttggagtgcagaagctttttttttttttttttttttttattattatttttttttatctttgtcTTTAGGCAAAGTAAATTTTTCCTTAAAGTAGAATCCGCCCACATGGTCGAAACGGTAATTTCTTTGTGCTCATAAATTTGGGCTAGCTGGTACTTGGCAAGCATGATAGATttgcaaaaatcatttttgcgcggattgcccttcttttgcgatttttttttttttttttttatgcatcgGTTCGAACCTACAACCTCGGGTGTTGGCgaaggcaaaacttaaagaaaaaaattgcaccaatttgaagggcaaaaaattaaagaccaccccaagaagacaatccgtgcaaaaaaacaagaagaacaaaCGAGTAACACAAGATACTTGAATTTCTTTAAAGGGATTGGTATCTAGCGGATCATTATGATTAAGATTTGACGAAAGATATATTCGCATTAGTACTCTGGCCTTGTGATAAAGATTTGTAGTTGGAGGGAGATTTACAcacacaaaagatgaattaatcTTTGTTTGTATTTATATTCATCTCGACTGGTTGAACTTTGCACATTTTATTACCTATTTACCACCAATGGTCCTTTAAGCTCAAGTAAAATTTTCCATTACCTTGCATCGCATACTTACGCCATAAGCATCCCGGAGAGTTTGTTAACATACGGGTTAGGTAAAGCCGTAAAAAATTTGGCTTGTGTGGTTCTAACTTGGAACCCGTGGGGTTTAAAGAATATTATCACATTAATTCTCCGTAAAATTGGGAAAGCCCTAATTAATCTCCGAATGTATTTATATTCGCTTCGCGATAATATTATAAAGAATCGaaaagaaaattttccgttaagCCAGTTTAAAAATGAGCACATATAGACAATCAATATATAGATTAAGGACAAACATTTTGATTCCATGACCGGCGGGCTCTCACAAGTCTAATTTCCCACCATAGTGTGTCCTTAAATAGATAAAATTAAGGATTTCAACTTTCTCCAAATGTTGTGACTTGTGAGATTGAATATGCCGGGAAAAAGTTATTTTAGTAAAAAGGGATATAAATCTTGCATGGCTCACAAACAGAGGACACTGTTATTCCAGCTTTTACCACACATTCCGTATATACATATTCTGTGCCATTTGGAAGTATGATGGGATGGTTAAAATTCCTCCACCCTTAATCGGTGGTCTTACGTTCGATCCTTGTTAAAAGAAACAATCTCAATAGTGACCCTCTTAGAACGCCTACCTAAGTGACTCTGGAGTAGTTAGTAACAATGGGATTTGATTACcaaatgttttttatttttttttttattttttttttatttttaaattgaaacatatttacaCACGTATTGtgaagccaaaaaaaaaaaaaaaaaaaaaggctgcACATCTCTTCATTCTTTTGTGAGATGCATGTGAGAGTCTCCAACTAGTGAGGACCCTCATGTCACTAGCTTAATTTCTTCTATAAATAGCTACAGGGAAAGAGAGCTTAAGCACACCTAGTGCATCGATCAACTGCATTCTCTATATATctactgttgacacccaattttgtcccgtcttcctcaaaatacttattcacattttttttagcaatttaagaaataatttttttttttttttaaattattagcTTCTATTAATATCggcattttattattttgttgccgTCACTAGTTGTTATTTTGTTACCactattattatcatcatcattattattattattatatatatatatatcataatatatattataatcatttcaaaatattttaccACATTATGCACACGCATAGCATTGTTTTCGCAAAATCaaataatagcatttatttaTTGTTGACTTTCAATATATTATTGCACGGCTATTACGACgccattttattttttatctgagtactaataaatacatacttttatatGAGATAATATTTTAACGCATGTTAGCATATAATTAGTTAAAATGGGTCTTTTACTTAAATTTAGAAGCCTACATTTTAATTCATCATCCCACCATTCGAATCAACCCAGCCCAATTAATTATTTCCAGACCAGCCCCTATTGATTCGGTCCATTTACAATCAgcccatgttttaattaattgaccCAGCCCAACCCATTACCCGTCCGACCCGCCCCGGCCCATTTCATTCCCTAAAATGAAATgggtaggttttttttttttttttttccctcgccgctcctccccccccccctttattctctctctctctctctctctctcttctctctctccgAATCCTCCACTCACCGCTGCACCCCACTCTCCCCActcccttctttctcttcttcatcGTCATCTCCTTCGCCCCACCACACGCCGTTCCCACTCTCCCTCTTGCTCCCCACCTTCGTCTTGTCCCCCCGCTCCCtctcttttcttaaaaaaaaaaaaatcctataaaTAGTTGGGAGTGGAAACGTGTTGGGGACCAGATTTTTCATGGAGAAATCCTTGGAATAGGTTCTCGGAATGGCAAGAATCCCCCCGAAAATACGAGTCTTCAGCCGCacaaaattctccaaaaattatgGGATTATAATTCAAAATATCGAGTCAAAATACTGAACATTTGTTTTCCTATCCGGGTTATCGTGAATCCGAGGTATCGAAACTCGGACGGTAGTGTTCGAGGTTAGAGAATCGCTTCACTTCGGATTATGCACCCCAAGGCGGTGTGATTCTCCTTTCCcttttatgtctttatttcgcTTTCGACTCGGGTGGATTTTATGTTAATTCAAGCACTTGCttttgttgtgtgatttgtgtatATAGTTAGAATTAAAGGACTTGTTGAATGGTTGGTTTCTATTGTCGTTAAGTTTGAACCGTGCACCATTGGTGATAATTAGTCTCTATTTGGCTCGGTCTCGGTAGATTAGGGACTCTTCTCTTAGCTATTTTCCTTAATTTCTGTTTTGTTTGTGTGTTTGTTAGTTTAGTTTAGCCGGGTTATTAGCTTGCTTATGTTTAGTTTGATAGTTTATACATGCTTAGTTAATTTAGTTTAATCATTTGCGTATAAGCATGTTTAGTTATCTTGTTTTATCATTTTTGTTAAAGAGTAGTATTAGCATAGACCGCCGTTAGTCTAATTTAATCATTCACATGCGGTGGGTTTTACGAGCTTGTTTTCTCGCTTTGTTAGTTAAATGTGGTTTTGGTATGATGGCATTTCACAAATTTCGGGTTCATCCTTGTTTGTATACTCATAAGCTGATCGACTCAAAATCATGCCTAACTAGTCATTCGCTAGTCCATTTCTCCTTTTGTTTAGTTTAGCTCGAGCTTCATCTCAGTCGCCAAGTCTATTTATCTGTGGTGTTAAGATGCCTACGATTTGATTGGTATGAATATTGTCCAAACTTCCGTTTCATTAGTATGATTGGAGTTTGTCATATTGACCGTTAGCTATATATTCATACCGGAtggaaatatattttgtaaaaatccTACATCCATTAAGGATTTAAGATTAATAGTCATAATATGAAACGAGAATATTTGCTTTGCCATGTGTTGATAAAGTTATGAACCGCCAGCTTATTACGCATCTTAGCCGATCCGTCTACCTTAGTGATTCAAGTCCAATATAGATTAGTATATTGAAGCATCTATTTTACCCGTTTATCTCGGCTTGATGTAGTGTCAACATGTTGTTTCAATGTATGCGTAGTCTGTACCGTCATTTGATGATTTATGTATTCATTTTGATATCTCTTATGTCCCTAAATCATGTATACATTTTATCATGGACTCTCCCCATAGTGTGAAGGTTTCAGAGAGTCTAGAATCTTGCTTTGAAGTTAGCCCAAGGATTTTATAAGAATAAGTTCAAGTCCGAATTGAAATCTTCAATCTTTATGTTCAAGCTCAATTTccataacttgtaaataacttgtcaTTCGTCATGAAATGTTAGTTAGAAACAAGCTCGGGAAATGTTTGGTCAAAAGAGATCTTTCCCTTCCCTTTTCATCCCCTTCGTCCGGATTGTTTCGAGTCGAGAGCATGTGGATACGCCTCGTTTTGATTAAGTTTAGTAAAATTCTTGAAACTTACGTATTTCTTTAAGTTCAAATCGACTAATGTTTTAGTACCATATGATTAGAGTCTCTTGGTTCTTAACCGTCGAAGGCGTTTTCAAACAGCACGTCTCGAACCCTTTCAATGTTGATTTTGCATAAGTATGATGGATCTTGTTTAGGCTGTTTCTCTTAGGCTTGCTTGAACTGTGTAGTGTCAGAATTTTAAGGGTCACGCCTGATTTTGGGTCTAGCTTTTAGTCAATTTAACTAAGCATTAGCGTGAAGGTTCAACTTACATATTGACAAATCTCTTAATACATGCATGGTTCTGTACGCTacagcttttttttttgtgttaattCCCCTCCTCCTCACGGTTTCCTATTTGAGCCTTAAATATAGATTAGTTTGTTTGCATTCCTCTTTTCAAtatcttttttgttgtttaGTATTGTTGTTAAGTCTTAATTGCTAGTAGCAGATGaattattttacattttagTCAAGTTTTGGTATATTAGTCCACAAACACATGACCGCTTGCTTTAGGACTTAATTTTCCATGATTTAGTTGTGATTAATTCACGTCCTCATTTAATGGGCATTTCGGTTTCATTCCTATGGTTAGCTTAGGTCCCCGTTCCCCTGAGTGACAAGCAGTTAAAAATATTTGACAAATATATGTTGTTTGGATTTTACTTGGTGAGAATAAAATCGgtccccttttatttttttctcggCTCTCCGTTTTCCTTTGGGATGTTGTTGAATTTCTATATCTCTGTTTCATTTGTTAAAGTTGGTTACTTTAGCATGATTACGTTTCTTACTAATTTTAGTTACTTAGCTTCCTCCAAACACTGTCAAAGGCATGAACTAGTTTGGCCTAGTGCGTCTTATTTGTTCATTAAGTGATATAGATTGGCATATATTGGAATTTTCATTGAAGTCCTACTTATCGGTCATATTAATACTACTAGATCACTAAtccttcttttttccttttttttgcaaaattttgagTTGCGAGGAGTCCCAATCGAACTCGTCCCATGGGCATTCGATGTTGGGCTAAGGCCCAACGAAAATATTATTCATCTCATCTCTGCCAAATCcatgaaaaaagaaatggaAAACATAAATTCGGGCTAAAAGCCCAATAGCAAAGCAGAAATAATCCCGAAATGGTCGAGCCCATTTAATATCATttgctcttttatttcattttatgtatTTAATTTGTATTTGTGCAACTAACACTTTACTTTGTTTATTTCCTAGTTAGAATGAACCTTAGCAAAATTAGTGGGACTTAGTTTtaataatgggtagttaatttaaggaaaactaataattaattccataagtttcattttcttcttttgttaaagttatttatagtatctatAACATCTACTTTTAGAATAACTGATTTGCCAGTAGCGTAACCACATATTTTGAGTTAAGGGAATCATATTTTATCTTTACtatcttaaaatttcaaaacgTCATTAACAACGCAAATATAAGCTCaagaatattttataaataactcttCAAATTTGAATCAATCACGCACATGTTTAGTTAAGTATGGTCAGTGAGAAATAATGAAAGGATAAAGAAAACTCGTTAATCATTTTCGTATTTTGTTATACTCCTAAATCAATTAATATCTCATCATTTGAGTTGTTTCAAATATTTGTCATAATATTGCATAAACTTGCATTTTCTTCTGCCTATAcgcaaattatcatatttttgcAAATCTTATTTTTGAATAACATTAGCATACTTGCATTTTAAGATTAGCAACATTTATAAgctttattttaaatagcatttaaaatcttcttttacgcaagttattatattttttacaaGCATTATCTTAAATAGTATCGTTATTGCTTTCATTTAAAGTCTAAACAGCTTTTATAAGTCTTGTTCTAAGATAGcatataaatctttttttttatgcaaGTTATCATATTACTTTTgtaaatctcattttttttgagACAATAtttttagctttcttttaaatccTTAGCAATATTTTCTAGCCGTTGCTACTGAAATTTAAGCACCACTTTTTGcatctttaattttaattaattaacctaagctTGGCCGGATAACTGTAGTTAacagattctaaaggatgcctaaccccttccctttaggataatatagaacccttacctagaattaagattaaggcaccattaacggaggtttagttaggctttaccttagttaataaaataggtgccctaattcaccttaaaatcaattaggtggcgactccttaaaataaagcaaaataggaatctccaatatgttgtactccgctTTAACCGGTTAAAATGAGGTATAACATCTACATTCCTCATTTCATTAATTCCCTTCATGGCTCAATTAATCAAATTGATCTTTGCTAACATTTTCCTAGCAATGATTTTCTGGCACATTATTCAATCTGTTGAGGGAAGACACTTGAAGTTCGAGAATGCAAATGATTCCTCTAGAGCCTATGTTCACACCAAAAGAGAAACTGAAAAGATGAAACAGTACAATGGAAACATGCAAGTTTATGCAACAGAGAAGTCACTAGTTGACAATGTGGCAACCCCACTAGAACCAACACCGCCAAGTCCAGTTCAGACAGTGTCTCAGCCCCCACCCCCTGGTCAGGTCGACGGTTTCAGGCCTTTAGGACCCGGCCATAGCCCTGGGATTGGTCACTCTCTTATAGGAAACTAAGACCTACCTACGTGCAATTATTATGCTAGATGTAGATTTAATTTGTGTATGTATCAACGTAATTCATATTAATATCATGAAGTGAAATCTTGACATTTAGTATGTATCAACGTAATTCATATTACTATCATGAAGTGAAATCCTAACAACTATATTCATCAGCCTATTTATATCTCGTAATCAGAAAAATGTTGCTGGACTATGTTTATAATTTTCTCCGTGAGGTACATGTAAAAGTATACGTTTTAATTTTCTCCGCTATGCTCATATCATGCCCAAACCTCGCAAGTTGCTTAGCAGCTTGAAGGAAAAACAATAGCTTTGTGTTTTGAGAAGACTAGCTTTACATTAATTAAGAACATGTTCTTATTCCGTGCATGAAAGTATCATTAATTAGTCACACGGTCACACCACATTCTATGAACTCCACATGAAATTCTTTATCCCGTTAGGTATAAGTTAAATATAATTGTCCCACCATTCTTCTTAAGTTCGTCCAAATCAATTTAATTATCCGCTCACAGTATGCAATCCATAATCTTCTAGAGTTCAAATTAACATGTGGTTTTGTAACATTAATAAGCAAAGAGAACAGTACAATTGCATGAAGTGCATAGAAGAAAAATGTCTAATACTTATACGGACATGAAGCAAGTCTACAAAAGTGTTAACATTATGAGGACATAGTATTTCAATCTTTAGACCATAAAATTCAATATTGTTGTAAGAAATAAGTACTTCCCCTCAGACTTCTATCATAAAATCCGAAGTTTGGACAAGAACCAATTGCAGGTTTAATTTCAGTACACACATCTTTTTAGTATTCCAATTCACATAAGAGTTGCACATAAATATTAACAGTCTATTACGAGATGCCGCCACTCGAGAAGTAACTTTTACCGTACTCTTTCACAGTCTATTACTACATTGGAATCTTAGAAAAAGACCTTTCCGTTCCCTGCACGCTTAATTGAACAGAGGACAAGTTCCCCTTCcgaaattttccttttctt from Lycium ferocissimum isolate CSIRO_LF1 chromosome 2, AGI_CSIRO_Lferr_CH_V1, whole genome shotgun sequence includes:
- the LOC132046885 gene encoding uncharacterized protein LOC132046885 isoform X2, with protein sequence MAKTSKYLNVEVIERPCHNYDMDQSQIPYVHYPKPKTFSRAECGCNPVRLFAILSMQRSGSGWFETLLNSHMNVSSNCEIFSVKDRRQNASSILRTLETVYNLDVFTSASKNHCSAAVGFKWMLNQGLIQHHKEIAEYFNKKGVSVIFLFRRNLLRRMVSVLSNSYDRYAKLLNGTHKSHVHSHEEAGTLAKYKPEINTTLLIMDLKRMEVAATEALEYFNSTRHMILYYEDIVRNQAKLVDVLEFLRLPEMDLSSRQVKIHNGPLQEYIKNWVDVNKTLSGTVYEKFLRADY